A stretch of Oceanispirochaeta sp. DNA encodes these proteins:
- a CDS encoding AraC family transcriptional regulator codes for MIIDFSIDSFDFVVSREPDREWKIESLSHSELWVIAYAIEGKAHYRVGDEAFTVSQGDMVCFAPGCLHDAWSDPEDPWRFSSVGFSLKGMNEESAAYLAGIPHFFRLPNPFQVAALMEELSHEWSGKRLAYTLRCRSIVEEILFSMIRSLDQEVQQKSVPHVHAIQEICRLIENRPEKSWAVSDLSGRAGLSAPYFRRLFKQVTDLTPVQYQHWVKINKAKDLLLSGECNVSEAADQLGFENVYYFSRLFKRVAHVNPSEFLRR; via the coding sequence CTGATTATTGATTTTTCCATTGATTCTTTTGATTTTGTCGTTTCCCGTGAACCCGATAGGGAATGGAAGATTGAAAGCCTGTCTCATTCGGAACTCTGGGTCATCGCCTATGCCATCGAAGGGAAAGCCCATTACCGTGTCGGTGATGAAGCTTTTACCGTGAGTCAAGGTGATATGGTCTGTTTTGCTCCCGGCTGTCTGCATGATGCCTGGAGTGATCCGGAAGATCCCTGGCGCTTCAGTTCCGTCGGGTTCAGCCTGAAAGGAATGAATGAAGAAAGTGCCGCCTACCTGGCGGGGATTCCCCATTTCTTCCGGCTGCCCAATCCCTTTCAGGTTGCCGCCCTGATGGAAGAACTTTCCCATGAATGGTCCGGAAAACGCCTGGCCTATACCCTCCGCTGCCGCTCCATTGTTGAAGAGATTCTCTTCTCCATGATCCGGTCCCTGGATCAGGAGGTTCAACAGAAATCAGTCCCTCATGTGCATGCTATTCAGGAGATTTGCCGTCTCATCGAAAACCGGCCTGAGAAAAGCTGGGCCGTCAGTGACCTCTCCGGCAGGGCCGGTCTCAGCGCTCCCTATTTCCGCCGGCTCTTCAAGCAGGTCACCGATCTGACTCCCGTACAATACCAGCATTGGGTGAAAATTAACAAAGCCAAGGACCTCCTTCTCTCGGGGGAGTGCAATGTCAGCGAGGCAGCGGATCAGCTGGGATTCGAAAACGTCTACTATTTCAGCCGTCTTTTTAAAAGAGTGGCTCATGTTAATCCTTCGGAATTCCTGCGGCGCTGA
- a CDS encoding VOC family protein, whose product MSKQPEFTFAHTGLNVKDRDATAAWYEKNLNMRIVRSVPGAMHFLADPTGRVILEIYSNESAPMLDLGATHFLTLHLAVLTETPKETEAQLQKAGAVTVDPYKITGAGDELIMMRDPFGLGLQLIKRKEPMF is encoded by the coding sequence ATGAGTAAACAACCTGAATTCACCTTTGCCCACACCGGGCTGAATGTAAAAGACAGAGACGCAACGGCCGCCTGGTATGAAAAGAACCTGAATATGAGGATCGTCCGCAGTGTCCCTGGTGCCATGCACTTTCTGGCAGACCCCACGGGTCGTGTCATTCTGGAAATATACTCGAACGAATCAGCACCCATGCTGGATCTGGGTGCCACACACTTTCTGACCCTCCACCTGGCGGTTCTGACTGAAACTCCTAAAGAAACGGAAGCTCAACTTCAGAAAGCTGGAGCTGTGACTGTAGATCCCTACAAAATCACAGGAGCAGGGGATGAATTGATCATGATGCGTGATCCCTTCGGACTGGGTCTGCAGCTGATCAAGCGGAAGGAGCCGATGTTTTAA
- a CDS encoding glycoside hydrolase family 88 protein, translating into MNIEVNPLIQGGTPGQIPLGGMRAFRIQKGVRVSWEPGNEKALLSLTVACDLRQNCVLTLTSGDWKMQLDASFASHGQKLRIPMGNRISSFVVTAAEGDGELWIALEAPIAPSFCPYSADRNTRLEEAETRLKENALAQFSWMGGCVLNGLSEMHRVYPDQGWKIALTSWASHFIGPEGQLLYQNPRGTEVRNKFINIESTLPVASLAGQPGFEAIGFYARQMWDERTGEDGAVTDGESTAEGCYTIAYPMATLAVREGNKALIDSVLTQLRTRKEKLFRKGKLYLRNKEETLSFENWTRGICWYILGNYRCLSLLGDSYPDDLMNHFKERCSWIISKQRPDGLWDNFLDEEGFPPDSSGSAGIAAALAGAYRKGLLGEEALEAAKRCFDGLCSLLEPDGWLSSVAPNNKRGEKEQHTHLRTVEPFALGLFAQLWAVLDEIE; encoded by the coding sequence ATGAACATAGAAGTAAATCCTCTCATCCAAGGGGGTACCCCCGGCCAGATTCCTCTGGGAGGGATGAGGGCTTTCAGAATACAGAAGGGAGTCCGGGTTTCCTGGGAGCCGGGAAATGAGAAGGCCCTTCTCAGTCTGACCGTCGCCTGCGATTTGAGACAGAACTGTGTGCTCACCCTCACATCAGGAGACTGGAAAATGCAGCTGGATGCATCCTTCGCCTCACATGGTCAGAAGCTCAGAATCCCAATGGGTAACCGCATTAGCAGTTTTGTTGTGACTGCGGCAGAGGGAGACGGAGAGCTCTGGATCGCATTAGAAGCACCCATTGCCCCGTCCTTCTGCCCCTATTCTGCCGATAGAAACACCCGCCTGGAGGAAGCCGAAACCAGGCTGAAAGAGAACGCCCTGGCACAGTTCAGCTGGATGGGGGGATGCGTGCTGAACGGTTTATCAGAGATGCACCGTGTGTACCCGGATCAGGGCTGGAAAATAGCGCTGACAAGCTGGGCATCCCATTTCATCGGCCCCGAAGGCCAGCTGCTCTATCAAAATCCCAGAGGCACAGAAGTCAGAAACAAATTTATAAATATCGAATCCACACTCCCTGTTGCCAGTCTTGCAGGTCAGCCCGGGTTCGAGGCAATCGGATTCTATGCACGCCAGATGTGGGATGAAAGAACTGGAGAGGATGGAGCCGTGACAGACGGAGAAAGCACGGCAGAAGGGTGCTACACTATCGCCTACCCCATGGCGACTCTGGCTGTCAGAGAGGGAAATAAAGCCCTGATCGATTCTGTTCTCACTCAGCTGAGGACGAGAAAAGAGAAGCTCTTTCGAAAGGGCAAGCTGTACCTGAGGAACAAAGAAGAGACCCTGAGTTTTGAAAATTGGACCCGGGGAATCTGCTGGTATATCCTTGGCAACTACAGATGCCTGTCTCTTCTGGGGGATTCCTATCCGGATGATCTGATGAATCATTTCAAGGAAAGGTGCAGCTGGATTATTTCTAAGCAGAGACCCGACGGACTCTGGGATAACTTTCTGGATGAAGAGGGGTTCCCACCAGACAGCTCAGGATCAGCAGGGATTGCCGCGGCACTGGCGGGGGCTTACAGGAAGGGCCTACTCGGTGAAGAGGCACTGGAGGCGGCGAAAAGATGTTTCGACGGTCTTTGTTCTCTACTAGAACCCGACGGCTGGTTATCCTCGGTAGCCCCGAACAACAAGCGCGGAGAAAAAGAACAACACACACATCTCAGAACAGTGGAACCTTTTGCCCTGGGTCTTTTTGCCCAACTGTGGGCAGTCCTGGATGAAATAGAATAG
- a CDS encoding SDR family oxidoreductase has translation MKKLNGEVLVLIGSTGGIGSAILEEVAGDSVKLALASNQPDLLKEQAAAEEARGHKVFARELDVTDEAAVKSFLSDAKAQLGSLDTLINLAGLSIPGKVQDLDVEKFDLMMDVNVKGTFLTSKHFMNLVDVEKGGAIINFASMASKRANGGAPLYCAAKAAVTMMSQATQINAIEKNVKVSNVCPGAADSPFWGDRKVPRELFLKTKNVAEVIYFILTRESNVVIQDIEFESFDKMK, from the coding sequence ATGAAAAAATTGAACGGAGAAGTACTTGTACTCATAGGATCAACCGGCGGTATCGGATCGGCCATTTTAGAAGAAGTAGCGGGAGATTCTGTAAAACTGGCCCTCGCTTCCAACCAGCCGGATCTTTTAAAAGAACAGGCTGCCGCCGAAGAAGCCAGGGGACACAAGGTCTTTGCCCGTGAACTGGATGTTACAGACGAAGCCGCTGTTAAATCATTTCTCTCAGATGCCAAGGCGCAGCTGGGATCTCTTGATACACTCATCAACCTGGCAGGTCTCAGCATTCCCGGCAAGGTTCAGGACCTGGATGTGGAAAAATTTGATCTCATGATGGATGTCAATGTGAAAGGAACCTTTCTTACTTCCAAGCATTTTATGAACCTGGTGGATGTAGAAAAGGGTGGAGCCATCATCAACTTTGCTTCCATGGCTTCCAAAAGAGCCAATGGGGGAGCGCCCCTCTACTGTGCGGCAAAAGCGGCAGTCACCATGATGAGCCAGGCCACACAGATCAATGCCATCGAAAAGAATGTCAAGGTCAGCAATGTCTGTCCTGGTGCTGCAGACAGCCCCTTTTGGGGAGACCGCAAGGTGCCCCGTGAGCTGTTTTTGAAGACCAAAAATGTCGCCGAGGTCATCTATTTTATCCTCACAAGAGAAAGCAATGTTGTGATTCAGGATATAGAGTTCGAAAGCTTTGACAAGATGAAATAA
- a CDS encoding D-isomer specific 2-hydroxyacid dehydrogenase family protein: MSDKMKILFACKIADEQAKARIEETFDLIEIETADEAALLQYADQVEGIIIPFTKDVILTEKVIDKGKNLKIIGTTYGGTRQGIADAYAVAKRLTVIHTGATRPRPMAEYTLGLALSSLLQIHSYHHYMKGEDPWPRFRLGRSRILQDRKVGIIGFGRIGRGIFDIFRLFTSEISIQSGHMSPQEAQDLGVQLKSVDQVFESCDIIILAGGYTEKTHHMIRYEHFMKMQSDAHFINIARGKMVDEKGMVKALKERDDFYLALDVYEEEPLPDDSPLRQSDKVLMTPHRANNSMEFEERWQCLADELELFAGGNRPESALNAERLQYMSES, translated from the coding sequence ATGAGCGATAAAATGAAAATCCTCTTTGCCTGCAAAATTGCAGATGAACAGGCCAAAGCCAGAATAGAAGAAACATTTGATCTGATCGAAATCGAGACAGCCGATGAAGCGGCCCTCCTCCAGTACGCAGACCAGGTAGAGGGAATCATCATCCCCTTCACGAAAGATGTCATCCTGACAGAAAAAGTCATCGATAAAGGCAAAAACCTTAAAATCATAGGGACAACCTATGGAGGAACCCGCCAGGGAATAGCCGATGCCTATGCTGTGGCAAAAAGATTGACAGTCATTCATACCGGTGCCACACGCCCCAGGCCTATGGCGGAATATACACTGGGACTGGCTCTTTCCTCCCTGTTGCAGATACACAGCTATCATCATTACATGAAAGGGGAAGATCCCTGGCCCCGTTTCCGTCTGGGAAGAAGCCGGATACTACAGGATAGAAAGGTCGGGATAATCGGATTTGGGCGAATCGGCAGAGGGATATTCGACATCTTTCGCTTGTTTACATCCGAAATCAGCATCCAGTCAGGACACATGTCCCCTCAAGAAGCACAGGATCTGGGAGTACAATTGAAGAGTGTTGATCAGGTATTCGAAAGTTGTGATATCATCATCCTGGCGGGAGGGTACACCGAAAAGACCCATCATATGATCCGGTATGAACATTTTATGAAGATGCAGAGTGATGCTCACTTTATAAATATTGCCAGAGGAAAAATGGTTGATGAAAAAGGGATGGTTAAAGCCCTTAAAGAGCGGGATGACTTTTATCTGGCCCTGGATGTTTATGAAGAAGAACCACTCCCTGATGACAGCCCCTTAAGGCAGTCGGACAAGGTCCTTATGACACCTCATAGAGCCAACAATTCTATGGAATTTGAGGAACGCTGGCAGTGCCTGGCTGACGAACTGGAGCTATTTGCCGGGGGAAACCGGCCTGAATCAGCCCTCAACGCGGAACGGCTCCAATACATGAGTGAATCCTGA
- a CDS encoding peptidylprolyl isomerase gives MSLKVANKLVVTIHYKLSDDEGNLLDSTEGDETLAYIHGTDSLVPGLEKVLNDKSIGDSLKVRVDAADAYGDILPDLVEEVDRKELAELEPIEVGMEFESEDEEGELTLVEIKKIEKDKVTIDANHPLAGMNLNFEVDIVDIRKATKEELSHGHVHEGGHHHH, from the coding sequence ATGTCATTAAAAGTAGCGAATAAACTGGTTGTAACCATACACTATAAATTATCAGATGATGAAGGAAATCTACTGGACAGCACAGAAGGGGATGAAACTCTGGCTTATATTCATGGAACAGATAGTCTGGTTCCGGGATTGGAAAAGGTCCTGAATGATAAAAGTATCGGGGATTCACTGAAAGTAAGAGTGGATGCTGCTGATGCCTATGGAGATATTCTCCCTGATCTTGTCGAGGAAGTGGATAGAAAAGAACTTGCAGAATTGGAACCAATTGAAGTGGGCATGGAATTTGAATCCGAGGATGAAGAGGGGGAATTGACTCTCGTCGAAATAAAAAAAATAGAAAAAGATAAGGTGACGATTGATGCCAATCATCCCTTAGCAGGAATGAATCTTAATTTTGAAGTTGATATAGTTGATATCCGTAAAGCCACTAAAGAAGAGCTCAGTCATGGTCATGTTCATGAGGGGGGCCATCATCATCATTAG
- a CDS encoding lactonase family protein yields MNKIIFASGCYTEKSVNIPGACGEGIVLLTFEEETGVLSKLTVTGGVTNPSYLDWDGDLQKLYAITENPRGEGEVRSFTLESNFTLTLGSLQTGPGPAGCHIRAVKDMERIFAASYRGGCLKSYGLEEGDVGKSIKSFEYSGSGPNAVRQESPHAHQVLPGTDKKHIYVCDLGSDKVWIHDAADDELPVVSSLSVPPGYGPRHLAFDPEGKSVYILCELVPRLLVARLNRNDGSLTLEQDLPSVGDNSPGGAAPAAVKVHPSGRSLVVSNRFDDTVTVFCIHRNGKDGSVSLEAFDTFSTRGKVPRDICFSPSGKWLLMAHQDSDDVQIRAFDPATGLPGEKWAEPLNLGSPVCLITLV; encoded by the coding sequence ATGAATAAGATAATATTTGCATCCGGTTGCTACACGGAGAAGTCCGTAAATATCCCCGGCGCCTGCGGTGAGGGCATTGTACTGCTGACTTTTGAAGAAGAGACGGGTGTACTGTCAAAATTGACAGTAACAGGAGGAGTTACAAATCCTTCTTATCTGGACTGGGATGGTGATCTACAGAAGCTTTATGCCATCACAGAGAATCCCCGGGGGGAAGGGGAGGTTCGCTCTTTCACTCTTGAATCTAATTTTACTTTGACTCTAGGGTCACTTCAAACCGGACCCGGCCCCGCAGGATGTCATATCCGAGCTGTGAAGGATATGGAGAGGATCTTTGCTGCTTCCTACCGGGGCGGCTGTTTAAAGTCCTATGGTCTTGAAGAGGGCGATGTTGGCAAGTCCATCAAATCCTTTGAATATTCAGGAAGCGGGCCCAATGCTGTCCGTCAGGAGTCGCCCCATGCTCATCAGGTTCTTCCCGGCACTGATAAAAAACACATCTATGTCTGCGACCTGGGGAGTGACAAGGTCTGGATTCACGATGCTGCGGATGATGAACTGCCTGTTGTTTCATCCCTCTCGGTCCCACCCGGGTACGGTCCCCGGCATCTGGCATTCGACCCGGAAGGGAAGTCTGTGTATATCCTCTGTGAGCTTGTGCCCCGATTGCTGGTAGCCCGGTTAAACCGTAACGACGGCAGTCTGACCCTGGAACAGGATCTACCCTCAGTGGGAGACAATTCTCCCGGCGGAGCGGCTCCCGCCGCCGTCAAGGTACATCCTTCCGGGCGGAGCCTTGTCGTTTCCAACCGCTTTGACGATACGGTCACCGTTTTCTGTATTCACCGGAATGGGAAGGATGGTTCTGTGTCTTTAGAGGCTTTTGATACATTCAGCACCAGGGGGAAGGTACCCCGGGATATCTGTTTTTCACCATCGGGGAAATGGCTTCTTATGGCTCATCAGGACTCGGATGATGTGCAGATCAGGGCATTCGATCCGGCAACTGGTTTACCTGGGGAAAAGTGGGCAGAACCACTGAACTTGGGGTCTCCTGTCTGTCTGATTACTTTGGTATAA
- a CDS encoding heparinase II/III family protein, with product MSILLTDKEYESLRVLEDPGYKKLEAALLRRCLKRSRTPGLGDDETTTEWYYHVCEYLSDGAMAYRLTGNEQIGRWVKAITLDLIAKTEDEWIGPWYRDHLTKPSLGHLETAHLSIGVVAAADLGADLFSEDEMKSIRAFLKNTAMPLCLNWLNFAERLNNWRCILSGGLAFCAAYLDDRDMMERACLEFNVCIEQFQPDGTSAESLQYGNYAAWGLMMVYEALVRKDPAYKTRMSPDRYGKKVKWDAYSHLYHKPLSGFGPYDRPRAVNFNDCASTYRPTGDMLLHISTRCGESMPVEAALASSLFDLHYRNIENLDLAPHDLACFGMYNDFGFLSFPLYLGKASARALKDCGWESDMYFSNGDMIVRESFDSPTVLAIRSSGEELYGPSHIHADLNHFMLVYGKERFLADPGHSCYRNTIHELDIATAFHNTCTFLVPDAAFDNQKDVRQEDMFKLKILSQDASLLRGFSKGKPEPPVKRPGGKLVQERRGNTFVYTSEAGGVYGAPIKSFKRTWILCGTQMLFVVDDIESVSPVKTIWNWQFNNRDGALDFTVDTPNSFTAYRGDSGMRMFHCSEDAGLMGPYYAHIHDFYHPSPAQEAEGKSGSGQLYRWTEKSSKTSRRRVHAIAMAPAGEVTDWSLDVKGDQFSLLEKGAVRSSLQLSGGSMLFRWDREEWSL from the coding sequence ATGAGCATATTACTGACTGACAAAGAATACGAATCCCTGAGAGTATTGGAAGATCCGGGGTATAAGAAACTGGAAGCCGCCCTCCTGCGGCGCTGTTTGAAAAGAAGCCGGACTCCCGGTCTCGGAGACGACGAAACAACAACCGAGTGGTATTACCATGTCTGTGAGTATCTGAGTGATGGTGCCATGGCGTACCGTTTGACTGGAAATGAACAGATCGGTCGTTGGGTGAAGGCCATCACCTTGGACCTTATTGCCAAGACTGAGGATGAATGGATCGGCCCCTGGTACAGGGATCATCTGACAAAACCATCTCTGGGACATCTGGAAACGGCCCATCTCTCCATCGGAGTTGTGGCCGCCGCCGACCTGGGAGCCGATCTGTTTTCAGAGGATGAAATGAAAAGCATACGTGCTTTTTTGAAAAATACGGCCATGCCCCTCTGTTTGAACTGGCTGAACTTTGCAGAAAGGCTGAACAACTGGCGCTGTATCCTCAGCGGTGGCCTCGCCTTCTGTGCCGCTTATCTGGATGACCGGGACATGATGGAACGGGCCTGTCTGGAATTCAATGTCTGCATCGAGCAGTTCCAGCCCGATGGGACTTCCGCAGAGTCCTTGCAGTATGGAAATTATGCCGCCTGGGGATTGATGATGGTCTATGAAGCCCTTGTTCGGAAGGATCCGGCCTATAAAACAAGAATGTCTCCCGACCGTTATGGAAAAAAAGTAAAATGGGATGCCTACAGCCATCTTTATCACAAACCACTATCGGGATTTGGCCCTTATGACCGTCCTCGTGCTGTCAATTTCAACGATTGTGCTTCTACCTACAGACCCACTGGGGACATGCTCCTGCATATCTCCACCAGGTGCGGTGAGTCCATGCCTGTGGAAGCAGCTTTGGCTTCCAGTCTGTTTGATCTTCACTATAGAAATATTGAAAACCTGGATCTGGCACCCCATGATCTGGCCTGCTTTGGTATGTATAATGATTTTGGATTCCTCAGCTTTCCTCTCTATCTGGGAAAAGCATCCGCCAGGGCTCTGAAAGACTGCGGCTGGGAGAGCGATATGTACTTTTCCAATGGGGATATGATTGTCAGAGAGTCCTTTGACAGCCCCACGGTTCTGGCTATCCGATCTTCGGGAGAAGAGTTGTACGGACCCTCCCATATCCATGCAGATCTGAATCATTTCATGCTGGTCTATGGCAAGGAGCGTTTCCTGGCCGATCCCGGGCACAGCTGTTACCGCAATACTATCCACGAACTGGATATTGCCACCGCTTTTCATAATACCTGTACCTTCCTGGTTCCTGATGCCGCATTTGATAATCAAAAGGATGTACGCCAGGAAGACATGTTTAAACTCAAGATCTTAAGCCAGGATGCATCATTGCTGCGAGGATTCTCCAAGGGAAAACCCGAGCCTCCGGTTAAACGCCCTGGTGGAAAACTGGTGCAGGAACGCCGCGGGAATACCTTTGTTTATACAAGTGAAGCCGGGGGTGTTTACGGAGCCCCCATAAAGAGTTTTAAACGGACCTGGATCCTCTGTGGAACTCAAATGCTGTTTGTTGTTGATGATATCGAGAGCGTCAGTCCTGTGAAAACCATCTGGAACTGGCAGTTCAACAACCGAGACGGAGCCCTTGATTTTACAGTGGATACGCCCAACAGCTTTACTGCCTATAGGGGTGACAGCGGAATGCGGATGTTTCACTGCTCCGAAGATGCGGGATTGATGGGACCCTATTATGCCCACATTCATGATTTTTATCACCCTTCTCCTGCTCAGGAAGCTGAGGGGAAATCCGGGTCGGGTCAGCTTTACCGCTGGACCGAAAAGTCATCAAAGACCAGCCGTCGCAGAGTGCATGCCATAGCCATGGCTCCTGCCGGAGAAGTGACGGACTGGTCTCTGGACGTTAAGGGAGACCAGTTTTCTCTTCTAGAGAAAGGGGCGGTCCGTTCCTCCCTTCAGCTCTCAGGAGGCAGCATGCTGTTCAGATGGGATAGGGAGGAGTGGTCTCTTTAA
- a CDS encoding RraA family protein, producing MPMKVEKLVAQRKKDGREIKPFPVSDEELIQRYEKLWTAAVNDVLRENMFLYQSLPSNITPLDDEKVSCGIAFTIKGLADIQVDPNDMARRGVMLDEIPKNSFIVWDTSGDTESAQWGEMMTKAAKQKGCRGAAVDGGLRDTRQVKGLNFPLWTKYKTSNAMMGRFRIIDWQVPIKIGTAFCYPGDVVLADIDGVLIIPREQAWESLLRAEEIQKEEVEIAKWVDSGMTAKEVIDKGGYF from the coding sequence ATGCCCATGAAAGTAGAGAAGCTGGTTGCCCAGCGGAAAAAAGACGGAAGGGAGATCAAACCCTTTCCTGTATCTGATGAAGAGTTAATCCAACGCTATGAAAAATTATGGACTGCCGCGGTGAATGATGTGCTGAGAGAAAACATGTTCCTCTATCAGTCTCTGCCCTCAAACATAACTCCCTTGGATGATGAGAAAGTAAGCTGCGGTATCGCTTTTACGATTAAAGGATTGGCAGACATCCAGGTCGATCCCAACGACATGGCCCGCCGGGGCGTCATGCTGGATGAAATTCCTAAAAACTCTTTCATAGTCTGGGACACTTCCGGAGATACAGAATCTGCCCAGTGGGGAGAAATGATGACCAAAGCAGCCAAACAGAAAGGCTGCCGCGGTGCCGCGGTGGATGGTGGCCTGCGCGACACCAGACAGGTTAAGGGTCTGAATTTTCCTCTCTGGACAAAATATAAGACATCCAATGCCATGATGGGCCGTTTCCGGATTATCGACTGGCAGGTTCCCATTAAAATTGGAACAGCCTTCTGCTATCCGGGAGATGTGGTGCTGGCAGATATTGACGGTGTCCTCATCATCCCCCGGGAGCAAGCCTGGGAATCCCTGCTCAGGGCCGAGGAGATACAAAAAGAAGAAGTAGAAATTGCTAAATGGGTGGACAGCGGCATGACCGCAAAAGAAGTCATCGACAAGGGCGGATATTTCTAA
- a CDS encoding FAD-linked oxidase C-terminal domain-containing protein, with translation MTTTDAKIYKKISSEDIRALIGMTEESRVFTGTSIHEDYSHDELAGIHAYPEVLIEALSSREVSAILQYAYERDIPVTPRGQGTGLVGGSVSIHGGIMLSLQKMNKIIELDEDNLTLTVEPGVLLMEISKYVEDHDLFYPPDPGEKSATIGGNINTNAGGMRAVKYGVTRDFVRGLEVVLPDGRIIETGGKVVKNSSGYSIKDLIVGSEGTLGIVTRAILRLLPLPPVAVSLLIPFRDIRSAIETVPTIIKSKSTPTAIEFMERDVIVSSEEFLGKHFPDKSADAYLLLTFDGNSREDIEKAYEPVAEICLANGASDVFISDTQERQESIWSARGAFLEAIKASTTEMDECDVVVPRKSVADFILYTHELKEKHNIRIKSFGHAGDGNLHIYVLKDDLDEETWNLKLEAVFEDMYNKAEEFGGKVSGEHGIGFAKRPYLQKSMGDDSMELIYRIKQAFDPKMLLNPGKVVNS, from the coding sequence ATGACGACGACAGATGCAAAAATATACAAAAAGATAAGTTCTGAGGATATCCGGGCTCTTATCGGCATGACCGAAGAGAGCCGGGTTTTTACAGGAACGTCAATTCATGAAGACTACAGCCATGATGAACTGGCGGGGATACATGCCTATCCTGAGGTCCTGATTGAAGCCCTCAGCAGCCGTGAAGTTTCTGCCATTTTACAGTATGCCTATGAACGGGATATCCCTGTGACTCCCCGGGGGCAGGGAACCGGACTTGTAGGCGGTTCTGTGAGTATTCACGGGGGCATCATGCTGAGCCTCCAGAAGATGAATAAGATCATCGAACTGGATGAGGATAACCTGACCCTGACGGTGGAACCGGGTGTACTCCTGATGGAAATCTCCAAATATGTGGAAGATCACGACCTGTTCTATCCGCCCGACCCGGGAGAGAAGAGTGCCACCATCGGCGGGAATATCAATACCAATGCCGGGGGAATGAGGGCCGTAAAATACGGGGTCACCCGGGATTTTGTCCGGGGCCTGGAAGTGGTGCTGCCTGACGGCCGTATTATTGAAACCGGCGGTAAAGTGGTGAAAAACTCCTCAGGATACAGCATCAAGGATCTGATTGTCGGTTCCGAGGGGACTCTGGGAATCGTGACCCGGGCCATCCTTCGCCTTTTGCCTCTGCCCCCTGTAGCCGTGAGTCTGCTGATTCCCTTCCGGGATATCCGCTCTGCCATTGAAACGGTTCCTACCATCATCAAGTCAAAAAGCACACCCACAGCCATCGAGTTTATGGAACGGGATGTTATTGTTTCCTCTGAAGAATTTCTGGGAAAGCACTTTCCCGATAAGTCGGCCGACGCCTATCTGCTTCTGACCTTTGACGGAAACAGCAGGGAAGACATCGAAAAAGCCTATGAACCGGTGGCGGAGATCTGCCTGGCCAACGGTGCCAGCGATGTATTTATATCGGATACCCAGGAGAGGCAGGAGTCCATCTGGTCGGCCCGGGGGGCTTTTCTGGAGGCCATCAAAGCCTCTACCACAGAAATGGATGAGTGCGATGTGGTGGTTCCCCGCAAGAGTGTGGCCGATTTTATCCTCTATACCCATGAGCTGAAGGAAAAGCACAATATCCGCATCAAGAGTTTTGGCCATGCGGGAGACGGGAACCTTCATATCTACGTCCTGAAGGACGATCTGGATGAAGAGACCTGGAATCTGAAGCTGGAAGCTGTTTTTGAAGATATGTATAACAAGGCCGAAGAGTTCGGTGGGAAGGTTTCTGGAGAGCATGGTATCGGATTTGCTAAACGGCCTTACCTTCAAAAAAGCATGGGAGATGACTCGATGGAGCTGATCTACAGGATCAAGCAGGCATTTGATCCCAAGATGCTCCTGAATCCCGGAAAAGTAGTGAACAGCTGA
- a CDS encoding FadR/GntR family transcriptional regulator, which produces MDVKPIVTKRVYQEIISQFVEMIRTDRIKAGEKLPAERILAEMFQVSRPSVREALRAMETIGMVEIRAGGGAYVTDLNLAPFFNTFAPLLTKHENFELELLDLRELLEIRSAELAAEHCTPEIADYLEEPILRMEASIQSGDGAEGLAGDLLFHKRISEKSGNYILKKASEFVNSLLEISIKGGRALVLQNKGNVSLLYKEHRNIFDAIKANDPAGARESMSRHLMNVKEIYQKNL; this is translated from the coding sequence ATGGATGTGAAACCGATTGTTACGAAGAGAGTCTACCAGGAAATCATTTCTCAATTTGTAGAGATGATCCGCACCGATAGAATTAAAGCCGGAGAAAAACTACCGGCCGAACGGATACTGGCAGAAATGTTTCAGGTTTCCCGGCCTTCGGTAAGAGAAGCCCTCAGGGCTATGGAAACCATCGGAATGGTTGAAATCAGAGCCGGTGGGGGTGCCTATGTGACCGACCTCAATCTGGCACCCTTTTTCAATACCTTTGCACCACTCCTCACAAAACACGAAAACTTTGAGCTGGAACTCCTTGATTTAAGAGAACTCCTGGAGATCCGCTCTGCCGAACTGGCTGCAGAACACTGCACTCCCGAAATTGCGGACTACCTGGAAGAGCCCATCCTCCGGATGGAAGCCTCCATACAAAGCGGAGACGGTGCCGAAGGTTTGGCGGGAGACCTTCTGTTTCACAAACGAATCTCTGAAAAATCCGGCAATTACATCCTGAAAAAAGCTTCGGAGTTCGTAAACTCTCTCCTGGAAATTTCCATCAAAGGAGGCCGGGCCCTGGTCCTTCAGAATAAAGGAAATGTCAGCCTCCTCTACAAAGAACACAGAAATATCTTTGACGCCATCAAGGCTAATGATCCCGCAGGGGCCCGGGAATCTATGAGCCGCCACCTGATGAATGTCAAAGAGATCTACCAGAAAAACCTTTAA